One segment of Vicugna pacos chromosome 30, VicPac4, whole genome shotgun sequence DNA contains the following:
- the LOC102534008 gene encoding methyl-CpG-binding domain protein 1 isoform X27, producing the protein MAEDWLDCPALGPGWKRREVFRKSGATCGRSDTYYQSPTGDRIRSKVELTRYLGPACDLTLFDFKQGILCYPAPKAQSSHSVAIPSRKRKKPSRPAKARKRQVGPQKSEVRKEAPGDETKADADTAPASLPAPGCCENCGISFSGDGTRRQRLKTLCKDCRAQRIAFNREQRKFKLPHDVASGLFCKCERRRCLRIVERSRGCGVCRGCQTREDCGRCRVCLRPPRPGLRRQWRCVQRRCLRGKHGRRRGGCDAKVAPRRRPRAQPPPPPPPSQPPESPEPQPYTNRRQNRKCGACAACLRRMDCGHCDFCCDKPKFGGSNQKRQKCRWRQCLQFAMKRLLPSVWAESEDGAGPPPPYPRRKRPGSTRRPCLGQTLKPPLVTPTARPDHAQTPVKQEAGSGFVLPPPGTDLVFLREGASSPVQVPGPAPASTEALLQVKQEKADALEDWTPGTAILTSPVLLPGCPSKAVDPGLPPVKQEPPDPEEDKEEENKDDSASELAPEEEAGGAGTPVITEIFSLGGTRLRDTAIWLPRSKDLKKPGARKQ; encoded by the exons ccccacaggaGACAGGATCCGAAGCAAAGTTGAGCTGACCCGGTACCTGGGCCCTGCATGCGACCTCACCCTCTTTGACTTCAAACAAGGCATCCTGTGCTATCCAGCACCCAAG GCCCAGTCCTCTCATTCCGTGGCCATCCCCAGCAGGAAGCGGAAGAAGCCTTCGAGGCCAGCCAAGGCTCGGAAACGTCAGGTTGGACCTCAGAAGAGTGAGGTCAGGAAGGAGGCCCCAGGGGATGAGACCAAGGCTGATGCTGACACAGCCCCAGCGTCACTTCCTGCGCCTGG GTGCTGTGAGAACTGTGGAATCAGCTTCTCAGGGGATGGTACCCGAAGGCAGCGACTCAAGACATTGTGCAAGGACTGCCGAG CACAGAGAATTGCTTTTAACCGGGAGCAGAGGAAGTTTAAG TTGCCCCATGATGTGGCCTCGGGGCTCTTCTGCAAGTGTGAGCGAAGACGGTGCCTCCGGATTGTGGAAAGG AGCCGAGGGTGTGGAGTATGCCGGGGCTGTCAGACCCGAGAGGACTGTGGCCGTTGTCGAGTCTGCCTTCGCCCTCCCCGCCCCGGTCTCAGGCGCCAGTGGAGGTGCGTCCAGCGGCGTTGCCTGCGG GGTAAACATGGCCGCCGCAGGGGAGGCTGCGACGCTAAGGTGGCTCCCCGGCGGCGCCCCCGAGCCCAGCCACCGCCTCCACCTCCCCCGTCACAACCTCCAGAGTCTCCAGAGCCG CAGCCTTACACAAACCGCCGGCAGAACCGCAAGTGTGGGGCCTGTGCAGCTTGCCTGCGGCGCATGGACTGTGGCCATTGCGACTTCTGCTGTGACAAGCCCAAATTTGGGGGCAGCAACCAGAAGCGCCAGAAGTGTCGTTGGCGCCAGTGCCTGCAGTTTGCTATG AAGCGGCTCCTGCCAAGTGTCTGGGCGGAGTCTGAGGATGGGGCAGGGCCGCCCCCGCCTTACCCTCGTCGAAAGAGGCCTGGCTCTACTCGAAGGCCCTGTTTGGGTCAAACCTTGAAGCCTCCCTTGGTCACACCCACAGCCCGACCAGACCATGCCCAGACTCCAGTGAAGCAGGAAGCGGGCAGTGGTTTTGTGCTGCCCCCACCTGGCACCGACCTTGTGTTCTTACGGGAGGGTGCAAGCAGTCCTGTGCAGGTGCCTGGCCCGGCCCCAGCTTCCACAGAAGCTCTGTTGCAG GTGAAGCAAGAGAAGGCGGATGCCCTGGAAGACTGGACACCGGGCACAGCCATCCTGACTTCTCCTGTATTGCTGCCTGGCTGCCCCAGCAAG GCAGTAGACCCAGGCCTGCCACCTGTGAAGCAAGAGCCACCTGACCCTgaggaggacaaggaggaggagaACAAAGATGACTCCGCCTCTGAATTGGccccagaggaggaggcaggaggggctggcACACCCGTG ATCACGGAGATTTTCAGCCTGGGTGGAACCCGCCTCCGGGACACAGCAATCTGGTTGCCAAG GTCCAAGGACCTTAAAAAACCTGGAGCTAGAAAGCAGTAG
- the LOC102534008 gene encoding methyl-CpG-binding domain protein 1 isoform X13 — MAEDWLDCPALGPGWKRREVFRKSGATCGRSDTYYQSPTGDRIRSKVELTRYLGPACDLTLFDFKQGILCYPAPKAQSSHSVAIPSRKRKKPSRPAKARKRQVGPQKSEVRKEAPGDETKADADTAPASLPAPGCCENCGISFSGDGTRRQRLKTLCKDCRAQRIAFNREQRKFKRVGCGECAACQVTEDCGACSTCLLQLPHDVASGLFCKCERRRCLRIVERSRGCGVCRGCQTREDCGRCRVCLRPPRPGLRRQWRCVQRRCLRHLAHRLRRHHQRCQRRPPLAVAPPAGKHGRRRGGCDAKVAPRRRPRAQPPPPPPPSQPPESPEPQPYTNRRQNRKCGACAACLRRMDCGHCDFCCDKPKFGGSNQKRQKCRWRQCLQFAMKRLLPSVWAESEDGAGPPPPYPRRKRPGSTRRPCLGQTLKPPLVTPTARPDHAQTPVKQEAGSGFVLPPPGTDLVFLREGASSPVQVPGPAPASTEALLQEAQCPGLSWVVALPQVKQEKADALEDWTPGTAILTSPVLLPGCPSKAVDPGLPPVKQEPPDPEEDKEEENKDDSASELAPEEEAGGAGTPVITEIFSLGGTRLRDTAIWLPRSKDLKKPGARKQ, encoded by the exons ccccacaggaGACAGGATCCGAAGCAAAGTTGAGCTGACCCGGTACCTGGGCCCTGCATGCGACCTCACCCTCTTTGACTTCAAACAAGGCATCCTGTGCTATCCAGCACCCAAG GCCCAGTCCTCTCATTCCGTGGCCATCCCCAGCAGGAAGCGGAAGAAGCCTTCGAGGCCAGCCAAGGCTCGGAAACGTCAGGTTGGACCTCAGAAGAGTGAGGTCAGGAAGGAGGCCCCAGGGGATGAGACCAAGGCTGATGCTGACACAGCCCCAGCGTCACTTCCTGCGCCTGG GTGCTGTGAGAACTGTGGAATCAGCTTCTCAGGGGATGGTACCCGAAGGCAGCGACTCAAGACATTGTGCAAGGACTGCCGAG CACAGAGAATTGCTTTTAACCGGGAGCAGAGGAAGTTTAAG CGTGTGGGCTGCGGGGAGTGTGCGGCCTGCCAGGTAACGGAAGACTGTGGGGCCTGCTCCACCTGCCTTCTGCAGTTGCCCCATGATGTGGCCTCGGGGCTCTTCTGCAAGTGTGAGCGAAGACGGTGCCTCCGGATTGTGGAAAGG AGCCGAGGGTGTGGAGTATGCCGGGGCTGTCAGACCCGAGAGGACTGTGGCCGTTGTCGAGTCTGCCTTCGCCCTCCCCGCCCCGGTCTCAGGCGCCAGTGGAGGTGCGTCCAGCGGCGTTGCCTGCGG CACCTTGCCCACCGTCTCCGTCGTCACCATCAGCGATGTCAACGACGCCCTCCCCTAGCTGTGGCTCCCCCTGCT GGTAAACATGGCCGCCGCAGGGGAGGCTGCGACGCTAAGGTGGCTCCCCGGCGGCGCCCCCGAGCCCAGCCACCGCCTCCACCTCCCCCGTCACAACCTCCAGAGTCTCCAGAGCCG CAGCCTTACACAAACCGCCGGCAGAACCGCAAGTGTGGGGCCTGTGCAGCTTGCCTGCGGCGCATGGACTGTGGCCATTGCGACTTCTGCTGTGACAAGCCCAAATTTGGGGGCAGCAACCAGAAGCGCCAGAAGTGTCGTTGGCGCCAGTGCCTGCAGTTTGCTATG AAGCGGCTCCTGCCAAGTGTCTGGGCGGAGTCTGAGGATGGGGCAGGGCCGCCCCCGCCTTACCCTCGTCGAAAGAGGCCTGGCTCTACTCGAAGGCCCTGTTTGGGTCAAACCTTGAAGCCTCCCTTGGTCACACCCACAGCCCGACCAGACCATGCCCAGACTCCAGTGAAGCAGGAAGCGGGCAGTGGTTTTGTGCTGCCCCCACCTGGCACCGACCTTGTGTTCTTACGGGAGGGTGCAAGCAGTCCTGTGCAGGTGCCTGGCCCGGCCCCAGCTTCCACAGAAGCTCTGTTGCAG gaggcccagtgCCCTGGCCTGAGTTGGGTTGTGGCCTTACCCCAGGTGAAGCAAGAGAAGGCGGATGCCCTGGAAGACTGGACACCGGGCACAGCCATCCTGACTTCTCCTGTATTGCTGCCTGGCTGCCCCAGCAAG GCAGTAGACCCAGGCCTGCCACCTGTGAAGCAAGAGCCACCTGACCCTgaggaggacaaggaggaggagaACAAAGATGACTCCGCCTCTGAATTGGccccagaggaggaggcaggaggggctggcACACCCGTG ATCACGGAGATTTTCAGCCTGGGTGGAACCCGCCTCCGGGACACAGCAATCTGGTTGCCAAG GTCCAAGGACCTTAAAAAACCTGGAGCTAGAAAGCAGTAG
- the LOC102534008 gene encoding methyl-CpG-binding domain protein 1 isoform X18 — protein MAEDWLDCPALGPGWKRREVFRKSGATCGRSDTYYQSPTGDRIRSKVELTRYLGPACDLTLFDFKQGILCYPAPKAQSSHSVAIPSRKRKKPSRPAKARKRQVGPQKSEVRKEAPGDETKADADTAPASLPAPGCCENCGISFSGDGTRRQRLKTLCKDCRAQRIAFNREQRKFKRVGCGECAACQVTEDCGACSTCLLQLPHDVASGLFCKCERRRCLRIVERSRGCGVCRGCQTREDCGRCRVCLRPPRPGLRRQWRCVQRRCLRHLAHRLRRHHQRCQRRPPLAVAPPAGKHGRRRGGCDAKVAPRRRPRAQPPPPPPPSQPPESPEPQPYTNRRQNRKCGACAACLRRMDCGHCDFCCDKPKFGGSNQKRQKCRWRQCLQFAMKRLLPSVWAESEDGAGPPPPYPRRKRPGSTRRPCLGQTLKPPLVTPTARPDHAQTPVKQEAGSGFVLPPPGTDLVFLREGASSPVQVPGPAPASTEALLQAVDPGLPPVKQEPPDPEEDKEEENKDDSASELAPEEEAGGAGTPVITEIFSLGGTRLRDTAIWLPRSKDLKKPGARKQ, from the exons ccccacaggaGACAGGATCCGAAGCAAAGTTGAGCTGACCCGGTACCTGGGCCCTGCATGCGACCTCACCCTCTTTGACTTCAAACAAGGCATCCTGTGCTATCCAGCACCCAAG GCCCAGTCCTCTCATTCCGTGGCCATCCCCAGCAGGAAGCGGAAGAAGCCTTCGAGGCCAGCCAAGGCTCGGAAACGTCAGGTTGGACCTCAGAAGAGTGAGGTCAGGAAGGAGGCCCCAGGGGATGAGACCAAGGCTGATGCTGACACAGCCCCAGCGTCACTTCCTGCGCCTGG GTGCTGTGAGAACTGTGGAATCAGCTTCTCAGGGGATGGTACCCGAAGGCAGCGACTCAAGACATTGTGCAAGGACTGCCGAG CACAGAGAATTGCTTTTAACCGGGAGCAGAGGAAGTTTAAG CGTGTGGGCTGCGGGGAGTGTGCGGCCTGCCAGGTAACGGAAGACTGTGGGGCCTGCTCCACCTGCCTTCTGCAGTTGCCCCATGATGTGGCCTCGGGGCTCTTCTGCAAGTGTGAGCGAAGACGGTGCCTCCGGATTGTGGAAAGG AGCCGAGGGTGTGGAGTATGCCGGGGCTGTCAGACCCGAGAGGACTGTGGCCGTTGTCGAGTCTGCCTTCGCCCTCCCCGCCCCGGTCTCAGGCGCCAGTGGAGGTGCGTCCAGCGGCGTTGCCTGCGG CACCTTGCCCACCGTCTCCGTCGTCACCATCAGCGATGTCAACGACGCCCTCCCCTAGCTGTGGCTCCCCCTGCT GGTAAACATGGCCGCCGCAGGGGAGGCTGCGACGCTAAGGTGGCTCCCCGGCGGCGCCCCCGAGCCCAGCCACCGCCTCCACCTCCCCCGTCACAACCTCCAGAGTCTCCAGAGCCG CAGCCTTACACAAACCGCCGGCAGAACCGCAAGTGTGGGGCCTGTGCAGCTTGCCTGCGGCGCATGGACTGTGGCCATTGCGACTTCTGCTGTGACAAGCCCAAATTTGGGGGCAGCAACCAGAAGCGCCAGAAGTGTCGTTGGCGCCAGTGCCTGCAGTTTGCTATG AAGCGGCTCCTGCCAAGTGTCTGGGCGGAGTCTGAGGATGGGGCAGGGCCGCCCCCGCCTTACCCTCGTCGAAAGAGGCCTGGCTCTACTCGAAGGCCCTGTTTGGGTCAAACCTTGAAGCCTCCCTTGGTCACACCCACAGCCCGACCAGACCATGCCCAGACTCCAGTGAAGCAGGAAGCGGGCAGTGGTTTTGTGCTGCCCCCACCTGGCACCGACCTTGTGTTCTTACGGGAGGGTGCAAGCAGTCCTGTGCAGGTGCCTGGCCCGGCCCCAGCTTCCACAGAAGCTCTGTTGCAG GCAGTAGACCCAGGCCTGCCACCTGTGAAGCAAGAGCCACCTGACCCTgaggaggacaaggaggaggagaACAAAGATGACTCCGCCTCTGAATTGGccccagaggaggaggcaggaggggctggcACACCCGTG ATCACGGAGATTTTCAGCCTGGGTGGAACCCGCCTCCGGGACACAGCAATCTGGTTGCCAAG GTCCAAGGACCTTAAAAAACCTGGAGCTAGAAAGCAGTAG
- the LOC102534008 gene encoding methyl-CpG-binding domain protein 1 isoform X24 → MAEDWLDCPALGPGWKRREVFRKSGATCGRSDTYYQSPTGDRIRSKVELTRYLGPACDLTLFDFKQGILCYPAPKAQSSHSVAIPSRKRKKPSRPAKARKRQVGPQKSEVRKEAPGDETKADADTAPASLPAPGCCENCGISFSGDGTRRQRLKTLCKDCRAQRIAFNREQRKFKRVGCGECAACQVTEDCGACSTCLLQLPHDVASGLFCKCERRRCLRIVERSRGCGVCRGCQTREDCGRCRVCLRPPRPGLRRQWRCVQRRCLRHLAHRLRRHHQRCQRRPPLAVAPPAGKHGRRRGGCDAKVAPRRRPRAQPPPPPPPSQPPESPEPQPYTNRRQNRKCGACAACLRRMDCGHCDFCCDKPKFGGSNQKRQKCRWRQCLQFAMKRLLPSVWAESEDGAGPPPPYPRRKRPGSTRRPCLGQTLKPPLVTPTARPDHAQTPVKQEAGSGFVLPPPGTDLVFLREGASSPVQVPGPAPASTEALLQVKQEKADALEDWTPGTAILTSPVLLPGCPSKAVDPGLPPVKQEPPDPEEDKEEENKDDSASELAPEEEAGGAGTPVITEIFSLGGTRLRDTAIWLPRSKDLKKPGARKQ, encoded by the exons ccccacaggaGACAGGATCCGAAGCAAAGTTGAGCTGACCCGGTACCTGGGCCCTGCATGCGACCTCACCCTCTTTGACTTCAAACAAGGCATCCTGTGCTATCCAGCACCCAAG GCCCAGTCCTCTCATTCCGTGGCCATCCCCAGCAGGAAGCGGAAGAAGCCTTCGAGGCCAGCCAAGGCTCGGAAACGTCAGGTTGGACCTCAGAAGAGTGAGGTCAGGAAGGAGGCCCCAGGGGATGAGACCAAGGCTGATGCTGACACAGCCCCAGCGTCACTTCCTGCGCCTGG GTGCTGTGAGAACTGTGGAATCAGCTTCTCAGGGGATGGTACCCGAAGGCAGCGACTCAAGACATTGTGCAAGGACTGCCGAG CACAGAGAATTGCTTTTAACCGGGAGCAGAGGAAGTTTAAG CGTGTGGGCTGCGGGGAGTGTGCGGCCTGCCAGGTAACGGAAGACTGTGGGGCCTGCTCCACCTGCCTTCTGCAGTTGCCCCATGATGTGGCCTCGGGGCTCTTCTGCAAGTGTGAGCGAAGACGGTGCCTCCGGATTGTGGAAAGG AGCCGAGGGTGTGGAGTATGCCGGGGCTGTCAGACCCGAGAGGACTGTGGCCGTTGTCGAGTCTGCCTTCGCCCTCCCCGCCCCGGTCTCAGGCGCCAGTGGAGGTGCGTCCAGCGGCGTTGCCTGCGG CACCTTGCCCACCGTCTCCGTCGTCACCATCAGCGATGTCAACGACGCCCTCCCCTAGCTGTGGCTCCCCCTGCT GGTAAACATGGCCGCCGCAGGGGAGGCTGCGACGCTAAGGTGGCTCCCCGGCGGCGCCCCCGAGCCCAGCCACCGCCTCCACCTCCCCCGTCACAACCTCCAGAGTCTCCAGAGCCG CAGCCTTACACAAACCGCCGGCAGAACCGCAAGTGTGGGGCCTGTGCAGCTTGCCTGCGGCGCATGGACTGTGGCCATTGCGACTTCTGCTGTGACAAGCCCAAATTTGGGGGCAGCAACCAGAAGCGCCAGAAGTGTCGTTGGCGCCAGTGCCTGCAGTTTGCTATG AAGCGGCTCCTGCCAAGTGTCTGGGCGGAGTCTGAGGATGGGGCAGGGCCGCCCCCGCCTTACCCTCGTCGAAAGAGGCCTGGCTCTACTCGAAGGCCCTGTTTGGGTCAAACCTTGAAGCCTCCCTTGGTCACACCCACAGCCCGACCAGACCATGCCCAGACTCCAGTGAAGCAGGAAGCGGGCAGTGGTTTTGTGCTGCCCCCACCTGGCACCGACCTTGTGTTCTTACGGGAGGGTGCAAGCAGTCCTGTGCAGGTGCCTGGCCCGGCCCCAGCTTCCACAGAAGCTCTGTTGCAG GTGAAGCAAGAGAAGGCGGATGCCCTGGAAGACTGGACACCGGGCACAGCCATCCTGACTTCTCCTGTATTGCTGCCTGGCTGCCCCAGCAAG GCAGTAGACCCAGGCCTGCCACCTGTGAAGCAAGAGCCACCTGACCCTgaggaggacaaggaggaggagaACAAAGATGACTCCGCCTCTGAATTGGccccagaggaggaggcaggaggggctggcACACCCGTG ATCACGGAGATTTTCAGCCTGGGTGGAACCCGCCTCCGGGACACAGCAATCTGGTTGCCAAG GTCCAAGGACCTTAAAAAACCTGGAGCTAGAAAGCAGTAG
- the LOC102534008 gene encoding methyl-CpG-binding domain protein 1 isoform X20, whose protein sequence is MAEDWLDCPALGPGWKRREVFRKSGATCGRSDTYYQSPTGDRIRSKVELTRYLGPACDLTLFDFKQGILCYPAPKAQSSHSVAIPSRKRKKPSRPAKARKRQVGPQKSEVRKEAPGDETKADADTAPASLPAPGCCENCGISFSGDGTRRQRLKTLCKDCRAQRIAFNREQRKFKRVGCGECAACQVTEDCGACSTCLLQLPHDVASGLFCKCERRRCLRIVERSRGCGVCRGCQTREDCGRCRVCLRPPRPGLRRQWRCVQRRCLRHLAHRLRRHHQRCQRRPPLAVAPPAGKHGRRRGGCDAKVAPRRRPRAQPPPPPPPSQPPESPEPQPYTNRRQNRKCGACAACLRRMDCGHCDFCCDKPKFGGSNQKRQKCRWRQCLQFAMKRLLPSVWAESEDGAGPPPPYPRRKRPGSTRRPCLGQTLKPPLVTPTARPDHAQTPVKQEAGSGFVLPPPGTDLVFLREGASSPVQVPGPAPASTEALLQVKQEKADALEDWTPGTAILTSPVLLPGCPSKAVDPGLPPVKQEPPDPEEDKEEENKDDSASELAPEEEAGGAGTPVITEIFSLGGTRLRDTAIWLPRAGNREGKMDVKCGRPRTHWRPQARAGNHEDGLEPMSVSHHLQLR, encoded by the exons ccccacaggaGACAGGATCCGAAGCAAAGTTGAGCTGACCCGGTACCTGGGCCCTGCATGCGACCTCACCCTCTTTGACTTCAAACAAGGCATCCTGTGCTATCCAGCACCCAAG GCCCAGTCCTCTCATTCCGTGGCCATCCCCAGCAGGAAGCGGAAGAAGCCTTCGAGGCCAGCCAAGGCTCGGAAACGTCAGGTTGGACCTCAGAAGAGTGAGGTCAGGAAGGAGGCCCCAGGGGATGAGACCAAGGCTGATGCTGACACAGCCCCAGCGTCACTTCCTGCGCCTGG GTGCTGTGAGAACTGTGGAATCAGCTTCTCAGGGGATGGTACCCGAAGGCAGCGACTCAAGACATTGTGCAAGGACTGCCGAG CACAGAGAATTGCTTTTAACCGGGAGCAGAGGAAGTTTAAG CGTGTGGGCTGCGGGGAGTGTGCGGCCTGCCAGGTAACGGAAGACTGTGGGGCCTGCTCCACCTGCCTTCTGCAGTTGCCCCATGATGTGGCCTCGGGGCTCTTCTGCAAGTGTGAGCGAAGACGGTGCCTCCGGATTGTGGAAAGG AGCCGAGGGTGTGGAGTATGCCGGGGCTGTCAGACCCGAGAGGACTGTGGCCGTTGTCGAGTCTGCCTTCGCCCTCCCCGCCCCGGTCTCAGGCGCCAGTGGAGGTGCGTCCAGCGGCGTTGCCTGCGG CACCTTGCCCACCGTCTCCGTCGTCACCATCAGCGATGTCAACGACGCCCTCCCCTAGCTGTGGCTCCCCCTGCT GGTAAACATGGCCGCCGCAGGGGAGGCTGCGACGCTAAGGTGGCTCCCCGGCGGCGCCCCCGAGCCCAGCCACCGCCTCCACCTCCCCCGTCACAACCTCCAGAGTCTCCAGAGCCG CAGCCTTACACAAACCGCCGGCAGAACCGCAAGTGTGGGGCCTGTGCAGCTTGCCTGCGGCGCATGGACTGTGGCCATTGCGACTTCTGCTGTGACAAGCCCAAATTTGGGGGCAGCAACCAGAAGCGCCAGAAGTGTCGTTGGCGCCAGTGCCTGCAGTTTGCTATG AAGCGGCTCCTGCCAAGTGTCTGGGCGGAGTCTGAGGATGGGGCAGGGCCGCCCCCGCCTTACCCTCGTCGAAAGAGGCCTGGCTCTACTCGAAGGCCCTGTTTGGGTCAAACCTTGAAGCCTCCCTTGGTCACACCCACAGCCCGACCAGACCATGCCCAGACTCCAGTGAAGCAGGAAGCGGGCAGTGGTTTTGTGCTGCCCCCACCTGGCACCGACCTTGTGTTCTTACGGGAGGGTGCAAGCAGTCCTGTGCAGGTGCCTGGCCCGGCCCCAGCTTCCACAGAAGCTCTGTTGCAG GTGAAGCAAGAGAAGGCGGATGCCCTGGAAGACTGGACACCGGGCACAGCCATCCTGACTTCTCCTGTATTGCTGCCTGGCTGCCCCAGCAAG GCAGTAGACCCAGGCCTGCCACCTGTGAAGCAAGAGCCACCTGACCCTgaggaggacaaggaggaggagaACAAAGATGACTCCGCCTCTGAATTGGccccagaggaggaggcaggaggggctggcACACCCGTG ATCACGGAGATTTTCAGCCTGGGTGGAACCCGCCTCCGGGACACAGCAATCTGGTTGCCAAG GGCAGGCAATCGGGAAGGGAAGATGGATGTAAAGTGTGGGAGACCAAGGACACATTGGCGCCCACAAGCACGAGCTGGAAACCACGAGGATGGCCTGGAACCCATGTCAGTCTCTCACCACCTCCAACTTCGATGA
- the LOC102534008 gene encoding methyl-CpG-binding domain protein 1 isoform X23, with translation MAEDWLDCPALGPGWKRREVFRKSGATCGRSDTYYQSPTGDRIRSKVELTRYLGPACDLTLFDFKQGILCYPAPKAQSSHSVAIPSRKRKKPSRPAKARKRQVGPQKSEVRKEAPGDETKADADTAPASLPAPGCCENCGISFSGDGTRRQRLKTLCKDCRAQRIAFNREQRKFKRVGCGECAACQVTEDCGACSTCLLQLPHDVASGLFCKCERRRCLRIVERSRGCGVCRGCQTREDCGRCRVCLRPPRPGLRRQWRCVQRRCLRHLAHRLRRHHQRCQRRPPLAVAPPAGKHGRRRGGCDAKVAPRRRPRAQPPPPPPPSQPPESPEPQPYTNRRQNRKCGACAACLRRMDCGHCDFCCDKPKFGGSNQKRQKCRWRQCLQFAMKRLLPSVWAESEDGAGPPPPYPRRKRPGSTRRPCLGQTLKPPLVTPTARPDHAQTPVKQEAGSGFVLPPPGTDLVFLREGASSPVQVPGPAPASTEALLQAVDPGLPPVKQEPPDPEEDKEEENKDDSASELAPEEEAGGAGTPVITEIFSLGGTRLRDTAIWLPRAGNREGKMDVKCGRPRTHWRPQARAGNHEDGLEPMSVSHHLQLR, from the exons ccccacaggaGACAGGATCCGAAGCAAAGTTGAGCTGACCCGGTACCTGGGCCCTGCATGCGACCTCACCCTCTTTGACTTCAAACAAGGCATCCTGTGCTATCCAGCACCCAAG GCCCAGTCCTCTCATTCCGTGGCCATCCCCAGCAGGAAGCGGAAGAAGCCTTCGAGGCCAGCCAAGGCTCGGAAACGTCAGGTTGGACCTCAGAAGAGTGAGGTCAGGAAGGAGGCCCCAGGGGATGAGACCAAGGCTGATGCTGACACAGCCCCAGCGTCACTTCCTGCGCCTGG GTGCTGTGAGAACTGTGGAATCAGCTTCTCAGGGGATGGTACCCGAAGGCAGCGACTCAAGACATTGTGCAAGGACTGCCGAG CACAGAGAATTGCTTTTAACCGGGAGCAGAGGAAGTTTAAG CGTGTGGGCTGCGGGGAGTGTGCGGCCTGCCAGGTAACGGAAGACTGTGGGGCCTGCTCCACCTGCCTTCTGCAGTTGCCCCATGATGTGGCCTCGGGGCTCTTCTGCAAGTGTGAGCGAAGACGGTGCCTCCGGATTGTGGAAAGG AGCCGAGGGTGTGGAGTATGCCGGGGCTGTCAGACCCGAGAGGACTGTGGCCGTTGTCGAGTCTGCCTTCGCCCTCCCCGCCCCGGTCTCAGGCGCCAGTGGAGGTGCGTCCAGCGGCGTTGCCTGCGG CACCTTGCCCACCGTCTCCGTCGTCACCATCAGCGATGTCAACGACGCCCTCCCCTAGCTGTGGCTCCCCCTGCT GGTAAACATGGCCGCCGCAGGGGAGGCTGCGACGCTAAGGTGGCTCCCCGGCGGCGCCCCCGAGCCCAGCCACCGCCTCCACCTCCCCCGTCACAACCTCCAGAGTCTCCAGAGCCG CAGCCTTACACAAACCGCCGGCAGAACCGCAAGTGTGGGGCCTGTGCAGCTTGCCTGCGGCGCATGGACTGTGGCCATTGCGACTTCTGCTGTGACAAGCCCAAATTTGGGGGCAGCAACCAGAAGCGCCAGAAGTGTCGTTGGCGCCAGTGCCTGCAGTTTGCTATG AAGCGGCTCCTGCCAAGTGTCTGGGCGGAGTCTGAGGATGGGGCAGGGCCGCCCCCGCCTTACCCTCGTCGAAAGAGGCCTGGCTCTACTCGAAGGCCCTGTTTGGGTCAAACCTTGAAGCCTCCCTTGGTCACACCCACAGCCCGACCAGACCATGCCCAGACTCCAGTGAAGCAGGAAGCGGGCAGTGGTTTTGTGCTGCCCCCACCTGGCACCGACCTTGTGTTCTTACGGGAGGGTGCAAGCAGTCCTGTGCAGGTGCCTGGCCCGGCCCCAGCTTCCACAGAAGCTCTGTTGCAG GCAGTAGACCCAGGCCTGCCACCTGTGAAGCAAGAGCCACCTGACCCTgaggaggacaaggaggaggagaACAAAGATGACTCCGCCTCTGAATTGGccccagaggaggaggcaggaggggctggcACACCCGTG ATCACGGAGATTTTCAGCCTGGGTGGAACCCGCCTCCGGGACACAGCAATCTGGTTGCCAAG GGCAGGCAATCGGGAAGGGAAGATGGATGTAAAGTGTGGGAGACCAAGGACACATTGGCGCCCACAAGCACGAGCTGGAAACCACGAGGATGGCCTGGAACCCATGTCAGTCTCTCACCACCTCCAACTTCGATGA